AGTGTTAGCGCCTATGGGGCATAACTTAATGGTAACCCCAAAAGAGGTTGATGCTTTTGCTGAGGACACGGCTCATGTCCTTGCAAATGGGCTGAATTTAGCCTTGCATGAGGCAATTACAGAAGACAACCTTTCCTCTTATCAATCGTAGAAAACATAGATTTCTGCGTTCTACTCTCTCAAAGAACGTCATAGATTAGCAATACAAGCTTCTTTGGGAGGGAATCCTTTTGTATTCAAACCGCACCATTGTCCCTGCAAGAACATTTGGAAGACGTTGGTTTGCTTTTATGTTATTAGGATTTTGGGGTTTCTTTTGTTTTGCCAGTATATTAACTGCTTTTCAGTCTGACGTGCGCTTTGGTTCACGAGCATTTCAACAATATATAGATCCCTTGGCTAACGGGGGACTGATGCATGTTCTAAGTATGGAAAACGAGTATTTTCGCTCTGCTGCACCAGTCCCTCCACCGAATCTCCGCTCCTTGGCGTTGCAATCTATCTCGACTTTACAACCTGAGGACCATCGTAGCTTGCTCGGAAAAGAGCTCCCTGGGTTTAAAGCTTTTGATGGTGAAGTACTGGTCGCTGGTGAAGGGACGGATTATACGTCACTTCCAATGGAATCTCCGCCGCCATTAGAAGTGCTATTGCAAGAAAGACAAGCTGCCGCAGATGCTTTAAAACAAGACAATGATGAATCGTCAGCTCCGCCCCCTTCACAGACGACAGGTGATCGTGATGTCGTTTTTGTTTACCATACACATGCACGTGAATCATTTTTGCCGATGCTTCCAGATGTAACTGAGCCTAATGAGGCTTACCACACAGAGGCAAATATCACGCTCGTCGGTGAAAAGCTAGGTAAAGAGCTTGAAAAAAGAGGGATTGGAACTTCGGTAAATAAGCATGATGTCACAGAAGCCATTTTAGCAAATGGTGAAACGCACGCCGCTTCTTATGATTATTCAAAGTCGATCGTCCAGGAAGCAATGGCTGGAAATGAAGACCTGACATTTTTCTTCGATTTACATCGGGACGCATTACGAAAAGATAAAACGACTGTAACGATCAATGGCGAAACGTATGCTCGGGTCTTTTTTGTCATCGGTGGAAAACATGCCCGCTATGAAGAAAACTTGCAGTTGGCAAAAAATATTAATGACCGTTTAGAGGAGCAGTATCCTGGTCTGTCACGAGGCATTATGACAAAGACGGGTCCAGGAACTAATGGAAAGTTCAATCAAGATTTGTCGCCAAATGCTATTCTGATTGAGTTTGGTGGTGTTGACAATACAAAAGATGAATTGTTCCGTACAGCAGAGGTCATTGCAGAAGTATTTGCATCAACGTATTGGGAAGTAGAAAAAGTATCAACGGAAGGAGGCTAACCATGACTCGTTTTTTGCTGAAATGCTTTGCGCTTCTTACATTGCTTCTCTTTGGAGTTCTTTTAGGAATGCAGCTATCAAATGAAGGGATGAATCAAATCAAAGGCTATGATGATTCATCGTTTAAGGA
Above is a genomic segment from Litoribacterium kuwaitense containing:
- the spoIIP gene encoding stage II sporulation protein P; the protein is MYSNRTIVPARTFGRRWFAFMLLGFWGFFCFASILTAFQSDVRFGSRAFQQYIDPLANGGLMHVLSMENEYFRSAAPVPPPNLRSLALQSISTLQPEDHRSLLGKELPGFKAFDGEVLVAGEGTDYTSLPMESPPPLEVLLQERQAAADALKQDNDESSAPPPSQTTGDRDVVFVYHTHARESFLPMLPDVTEPNEAYHTEANITLVGEKLGKELEKRGIGTSVNKHDVTEAILANGETHAASYDYSKSIVQEAMAGNEDLTFFFDLHRDALRKDKTTVTINGETYARVFFVIGGKHARYEENLQLAKNINDRLEEQYPGLSRGIMTKTGPGTNGKFNQDLSPNAILIEFGGVDNTKDELFRTAEVIAEVFASTYWEVEKVSTEGG